One part of the Mycobacterium marinum genome encodes these proteins:
- a CDS encoding enoyl-CoA hydratase/isomerase family protein: MPVTPQRSEKPDFTTILVDVNTTDHVATITLHGPEQLNAFNRTMCEEMAAAWHLIKHDESVHAVVLRAAGSRAFSAGLDIKTPYGQPKNIWNHEDPGEFLSPKWQKMWKPVVCAVQGMCTAGAFYFINESDVVICSTGATFFDSHVSAGLVCALEPIGLMRRIGLGETLRIALMGNDERVGAETALRIGLVSEVVAPQRLWERAHEIAATIAAKPPSATQGTVKAIWESLDKPYRAAVEQGLIHTRLGNPLGRAELADLPPRPDGSEPKTR; encoded by the coding sequence ATGCCAGTGACACCGCAGCGGTCCGAGAAACCGGACTTCACAACCATCCTGGTCGACGTCAACACCACCGACCACGTCGCCACCATCACGCTGCATGGGCCCGAGCAACTCAACGCGTTCAACCGCACCATGTGCGAAGAGATGGCAGCGGCCTGGCACCTGATCAAACACGACGAATCGGTGCACGCGGTGGTATTGCGGGCGGCCGGCAGCCGTGCGTTCAGTGCGGGTCTCGACATCAAGACTCCGTACGGACAACCCAAAAATATCTGGAACCATGAGGATCCCGGCGAGTTCCTGAGCCCGAAATGGCAGAAGATGTGGAAGCCCGTGGTGTGCGCCGTTCAAGGCATGTGCACCGCGGGCGCGTTCTACTTCATCAATGAGTCCGACGTCGTCATCTGCTCCACAGGGGCAACATTCTTCGACTCGCACGTCTCGGCGGGTCTGGTCTGCGCGCTGGAGCCGATTGGCTTGATGCGGCGGATCGGCCTGGGCGAGACGCTGCGAATCGCCCTGATGGGCAACGACGAACGGGTCGGCGCCGAAACCGCACTAAGGATCGGTTTGGTATCCGAAGTGGTCGCGCCACAGCGGTTATGGGAGCGGGCACACGAGATCGCGGCGACGATCGCCGCCAAGCCGCCCTCCGCGACGCAGGGCACCGTGAAAGCGATCTGGGAGTCGCTGGACAAGCCCTACCGCGCCGCGGTGGAGCAGGGGCTGATCCACACCCGACTGGGCAACCCACTGGGCAGGGCCGAACTGGCCGACCTACCGCCCCGTCCTGACGGCAGCGAACCGAAGACTCGTTGA
- a CDS encoding enoyl-CoA hydratase/isomerase family protein — protein MPGDAFDTIGCELDGHTATITLNRPHALNALSPHMITELRAAYAEAEGNDRVWLTIVTGTGRAFCTGADVKAIPGDGKVIYERPYLATYEQWEAPQEGTPPFRSMAKPVLTAVNGICCGAGLDWVTTSDIVIASEAATFFDPHVSISLVAGRELVRLARVLPRSVALRMALVGKHERMDARRAFDLGLISEVVEDDRLLARAHEIADMVNRNAPLAVRGTRLAILKGIDLPLHEAEMLAEAFRERVLRTRDALEGPRAFAEKRDPDWQCQ, from the coding sequence ATGCCTGGCGACGCGTTCGACACCATCGGCTGCGAGCTCGACGGACACACCGCCACCATCACGCTCAACCGACCTCACGCCCTCAACGCGCTGAGTCCACACATGATCACCGAGTTGCGAGCCGCCTACGCCGAAGCCGAAGGTAACGACCGGGTGTGGCTGACCATCGTCACCGGCACGGGTCGCGCCTTCTGCACCGGGGCGGACGTGAAGGCCATTCCAGGTGACGGCAAGGTGATCTACGAGCGGCCCTACCTGGCAACCTACGAACAGTGGGAGGCGCCCCAAGAAGGTACGCCGCCATTTCGCAGCATGGCCAAACCCGTACTGACCGCAGTAAACGGCATCTGCTGCGGTGCCGGACTGGACTGGGTCACTACATCGGACATCGTCATCGCGTCGGAGGCAGCAACGTTCTTCGACCCACACGTCAGCATCAGCCTGGTGGCCGGGCGTGAGCTGGTAAGGCTGGCCCGAGTGCTACCGCGATCGGTCGCGCTGAGGATGGCGCTGGTCGGCAAGCACGAGCGGATGGATGCGAGGCGCGCCTTCGACCTCGGCTTGATCAGCGAGGTGGTCGAGGACGACCGGCTGCTCGCGCGGGCACACGAGATCGCCGATATGGTCAACCGCAATGCCCCGCTGGCCGTCCGGGGTACTCGCCTGGCCATTCTCAAAGGGATCGACCTGCCGCTACACGAAGCCGAGATGCTCGCCGAGGCATTCCGCGAGCGGGTACTGCGGACCCGGGATGCGCTCGAAGGCCCCAGAGCCTTCGCGGAGAAGCGAGACCCGGATTGGCAATGCCAGTGA